In one window of Brevinematales bacterium DNA:
- a CDS encoding Mrp/NBP35 family ATP-binding protein encodes MTEKEVLDTLSRVMDPELGRNIVELGMVKNLKVDGEKVDFDLELTTAGCPLKDVMKKNAEAVLLKLGASEIEVRLTSRSIAAQTAPNSFISPDAFDEIRGIIPVYSSKGGVGKSTVAVNLAAALAKRGVKTALLDLDIYGPSIPRMLGISGTPSVFGNKLVPPVKYGIQVMSMGFLAGDADRPLIWRAPLANSAVKQLFEDTAWSDVDYLVVDLPPGTGDIPLTFAQNIPTSGALFVTTPQSVALDETRRSVSMFRQLDIPILGMVLNMADFVCPHCGKPSPLYPESPELKALESSGVPILARLPLDPSVAIGGDNGAPAVIGDPDGEAAKQYTSLAERIQSQICRTAQ; translated from the coding sequence ATGACGGAAAAAGAAGTATTGGACACGCTCTCGCGCGTCATGGATCCCGAACTCGGACGGAATATTGTCGAACTGGGAATGGTGAAGAACCTGAAGGTCGACGGGGAAAAGGTGGATTTCGATCTCGAACTCACCACCGCCGGATGCCCGTTGAAAGACGTGATGAAGAAAAACGCCGAGGCGGTATTACTGAAGCTCGGCGCATCTGAAATAGAAGTCCGGCTGACCAGCAGGAGTATCGCGGCGCAAACCGCGCCGAATTCGTTCATATCCCCCGACGCGTTCGACGAAATACGCGGCATTATCCCGGTGTACAGCTCGAAGGGCGGGGTCGGGAAATCCACTGTCGCGGTCAATCTCGCCGCGGCGCTCGCGAAACGCGGCGTGAAAACCGCCCTCCTCGACCTCGATATCTACGGGCCGAGTATCCCGCGTATGCTGGGTATATCCGGTACTCCGTCGGTATTCGGCAATAAACTGGTTCCCCCCGTGAAGTACGGCATCCAGGTAATGTCGATGGGTTTTCTCGCGGGAGACGCCGACCGTCCTCTGATCTGGCGCGCCCCGCTCGCTAATTCGGCGGTTAAGCAGTTATTCGAGGATACCGCGTGGTCGGACGTCGATTACCTCGTAGTCGACCTTCCCCCGGGCACCGGAGATATCCCGCTGACCTTCGCGCAGAATATCCCCACATCCGGGGCGCTGTTTGTCACCACGCCGCAATCGGTCGCGCTCGACGAGACCCGCCGGAGCGTTTCGATGTTCCGCCAGTTGGACATCCCCATTCTCGGGATGGTCCTGAATATGGCGGATTTCGTCTGCCCCCATTGCGGGAAACCGTCCCCGCTCTATCCCGAATCCCCGGAGCTGAAGGCCCTCGAATCATCGGGCGTGCCCATACTCGCGAGACTACCCCTCGATCCGTCGGTGGCGATCGGCGGAGATAACGGAGCCCCGGCGGTGATCGGGGATCCCGACGGCGAAGCCGCGAAGCAGTATACCTCGCTCGCGGAACGCATCCAATCGCAGATCTGCCGGACTGCGCAATGA